The following proteins come from a genomic window of Salvelinus sp. IW2-2015 unplaced genomic scaffold, ASM291031v2 Un_scaffold2493, whole genome shotgun sequence:
- the ier2a gene encoding immediate early response gene 2 protein, protein MEVSAEAKRIMVHALGKLYSSRAQRGGHRLHRSLLLTLVMQSARDIYHASQASCETTTAAEPVQQESPMEETTGDPLEREVSSTLSGLPVTPQPQESASSSEDETXSHPLHCSVTASREDKENRGPSRPDGNARKRRGKVAAEPDFLPCKKAKMEQGRNNVIRSSVNCYRVSGDXLASSVPILRVIAAF, encoded by the coding sequence ATGGAGGTCAGCGCTGAGGCCAAGAGGATTATGGTCCACGCTCTAGGCAAACTATACAGCTCGCGCGCCCAGCGCGGGGGACACCGTCTCCACCGGAGCCTGCTGCTCACGCTCGTAATGCAGTCCGCCCGGGATATCTACCACGCATCGCAGGCCAGTTGTGAAACCACGACAGCAGCAGAGCCGGTCCAGCAAGAGTCGCCGATGGAGGAAACAACTGGAGACCCTTTGGAGAGGGAGGTTTCCTCGACTCTGTCTGGACTACCCGTGACCCCCCAGCCCCAGGAGAGTGCCTCATCCTCCGAGGACGAAACGMGCTCACACCCGCTACACTGCAGTGTAACAGCAAGTAGGGAAGACAAGGAGAACCGGGGCCCGTCGAGGCCTGACGGTAACGCCAGGAAGAGACGGGGCAAGGTGGCCGCGGAGCCCGACTTCCTCCCCTGCAAGAAAGCGAAAATGGAGCAAGGGAGAAATAACGTCATACGGAGCTCTGTGAACTGCTACCGTGTCAGTGGGGACTMCTTGGCCTCATCGGTGCCCATTTTAAGAGTCATTGCAGCGTTTTGA